Proteins encoded together in one Chitinophaga sp. LS1 window:
- the cbiE gene encoding precorrin-6y C5,15-methyltransferase (decarboxylating) subunit CbiE has protein sequence MNKYVVIGISDQAHFTLPDEVQTLLPQHRYFSGGKRHHERIQQYLPEKYEWINITGDVPGLIQQFRQLDGTIVIFASGDPLFYGFANSIRKYDPLAAMKVYPYFNSLQLLCQKCNIAYAGMYNTSVHGRGWDELDTALIKREKLIGVLTDGVKTPGAIAKRLLSFGYNNYTMIIGEGLEGVEEKITRHSLSEATNSLFHTLNCVLLIQSTPRKKYSGIPDALFEGLPNRPNMITKMPIRLLSLTQLDLFQRSVLWDIGFCTGSVAIEAKNNFPHLQVVAFEKREECDALLDINACKFGVPGIIKVMGDIFEQDLSVYPLPDAIFIGGHGNRLDTLIHRLHLHIQKGARIVMNAVKPDSREQFTQAITTLGYHLHPPVDITIDDHNPITVLTAEKI, from the coding sequence ATGAATAAATACGTGGTCATAGGTATTTCAGATCAAGCACACTTCACCTTACCAGATGAAGTGCAGACCCTATTACCACAACACCGGTATTTTTCGGGAGGCAAACGACACCATGAACGGATACAGCAATACCTGCCTGAGAAATATGAATGGATCAATATTACAGGTGACGTTCCCGGCTTGATACAACAGTTTCGCCAGCTGGATGGCACTATAGTGATCTTTGCTTCAGGCGATCCTTTATTTTATGGATTTGCAAATAGCATCCGGAAGTATGATCCACTGGCAGCTATGAAGGTCTATCCTTATTTTAACAGCCTACAGTTATTATGTCAGAAATGCAATATCGCTTATGCCGGAATGTATAACACATCTGTTCACGGGCGTGGATGGGATGAATTGGATACAGCACTGATCAAAAGAGAAAAGCTGATCGGAGTATTGACAGATGGAGTAAAAACACCTGGTGCTATAGCAAAAAGACTTTTATCATTTGGGTATAACAACTACACAATGATAATAGGTGAAGGGTTGGAAGGTGTGGAGGAAAAAATCACAAGACACTCATTATCAGAAGCCACAAACAGTTTATTTCACACCTTGAATTGTGTATTATTAATACAATCTACGCCACGCAAAAAATATTCAGGCATACCAGATGCATTATTCGAAGGACTACCGAACAGGCCAAACATGATCACCAAGATGCCGATAAGGCTATTGAGTTTGACCCAACTGGATTTGTTTCAGCGAAGTGTATTATGGGATATCGGTTTTTGTACCGGCTCAGTAGCCATTGAAGCAAAGAATAATTTCCCTCATTTACAGGTAGTCGCTTTTGAAAAGAGAGAAGAATGTGATGCATTGCTGGATATAAATGCCTGCAAATTTGGAGTACCTGGAATCATAAAGGTGATGGGTGATATTTTCGAGCAGGACTTATCTGTCTATCCCCTACCCGATGCGATATTTATTGGAGGCCATGGAAATAGGTTAGACACTTTAATCCATCGCTTGCATTTGCATATACAAAAAGGCGCCCGCATTGTCATGAATGCGGTCAAACCCGACAGCAGGGAGCAATTTACGCAGGCCATAACGACCTTAGGCTATCACCTGCATCCCCCTGTAGATATTACAATTGACGATCATAATCCGATTACTGTCCTCACGGCAGAAAAAATATAA
- the cobM gene encoding precorrin-4 C(11)-methyltransferase, with product MNKTAIIASTDRGVELGLRIRQEFPHAVVVSTRTHEQITSIPAIADFLQTNYDNFDTLVFIGALGICVRSIAPYLQNKHTDPAVINMDDHGYYVQAVVSGHEGGANALATKLALATAGQAVITTSSDLQQLWALDTLAAQFNWKATPNNALIALFVNNKPTAVLLDIKDKGTQYLERTKPAFANIYYAFEEIDFSKYELLIAVTYKNYEAPIPVFHYHVPVLNIGMGCSRDIETDLLEASLHEQFQIQGLALSALKAIGSIDIKGDETAFIALAQTLSVPFITFTADELNTQVVPNASEVVLSKLGVHSVSEAAAMLLSGNTGLFLEKQKITVASGKKHTLAIAIDKSAVRKAEVVIVGAGPGDAELISIKGKQLLETADLILYAGSLVPEELTHYAKTGAVVRNSASMTLEDQISLMETHYAKGHLIVRLQSGDPSIYGAIQEQMTIFDEKGMDYSIVPGISSFQAAAAYLKSEFTIPEVVQSIILTRGAGKTPLPENEKLNEMAKHKATMCIFLSATIAKSVQAQLLEHYAPETPVAVLYRVTWKDEAVFTGQLKDLAQIIRDNKLTLTTLVIVGDAIGARKNRSHLYSPEWKHTFRTGKTLKV from the coding sequence ATGAACAAAACAGCGATCATAGCCAGTACAGACAGAGGCGTGGAATTAGGTTTGCGCATCAGACAGGAATTTCCTCATGCTGTAGTGGTAAGTACGCGCACACATGAGCAGATAACCTCCATCCCTGCTATTGCAGATTTCTTACAGACCAATTACGACAACTTCGACACCCTGGTATTCATTGGCGCATTAGGTATTTGTGTAAGAAGTATTGCACCCTATTTACAGAACAAACATACAGACCCTGCAGTCATCAATATGGACGACCATGGGTATTATGTGCAGGCAGTAGTATCCGGGCATGAAGGTGGCGCAAATGCATTAGCCACGAAACTCGCACTTGCTACGGCAGGACAGGCCGTGATCACGACCAGTAGTGACCTGCAACAGTTATGGGCACTGGATACATTGGCCGCGCAGTTTAATTGGAAAGCAACTCCAAATAATGCATTGATTGCTTTATTTGTCAATAACAAACCCACAGCAGTTTTATTAGATATTAAAGATAAAGGCACACAGTATCTGGAAAGAACAAAGCCGGCCTTTGCCAATATTTATTACGCTTTTGAGGAGATCGACTTTTCGAAATATGAATTACTGATTGCAGTAACTTATAAAAACTATGAGGCCCCCATTCCGGTATTTCACTACCATGTCCCCGTATTGAATATAGGTATGGGATGTTCAAGAGATATTGAAACTGACCTGCTGGAAGCTTCACTCCATGAGCAGTTTCAGATACAGGGACTGGCTTTATCCGCTTTAAAAGCAATCGGCTCTATTGATATCAAAGGAGACGAAACTGCTTTCATCGCCTTAGCACAAACATTAAGTGTACCCTTTATCACCTTTACTGCGGATGAATTAAATACACAGGTAGTTCCAAATGCATCTGAAGTAGTTCTGTCTAAATTAGGCGTGCACAGTGTATCTGAAGCTGCTGCCATGTTGCTCTCCGGTAATACCGGTTTATTTCTCGAAAAGCAAAAGATAACAGTAGCCTCCGGCAAAAAACATACACTGGCTATTGCCATTGATAAAAGTGCAGTGCGCAAAGCAGAGGTGGTGATCGTAGGTGCAGGACCGGGAGATGCTGAATTGATCAGTATCAAAGGAAAACAGTTATTAGAGACTGCGGACCTGATCTTATATGCAGGTAGCCTGGTTCCGGAAGAACTCACCCATTATGCGAAAACAGGCGCAGTGGTACGTAACTCCGCTAGCATGACGCTGGAAGATCAAATCAGTCTCATGGAAACACATTATGCGAAAGGACATCTGATCGTACGTTTACAATCCGGCGATCCTTCCATATATGGCGCGATACAGGAGCAGATGACCATCTTTGATGAGAAAGGCATGGACTACTCCATCGTACCGGGTATCTCTTCGTTCCAGGCGGCAGCAGCTTATCTGAAATCTGAGTTTACCATCCCGGAAGTCGTGCAAAGCATCATCTTAACACGCGGTGCCGGCAAAACCCCATTACCGGAAAATGAGAAACTGAATGAGATGGCAAAGCATAAAGCGACCATGTGTATCTTCCTGAGTGCGACTATTGCTAAATCAGTACAGGCACAACTACTGGAACATTACGCACCTGAAACACCGGTGGCAGTTTTGTACAGAGTAACATGGAAAGACGAAGCAGTATTTACCGGTCAGTTAAAAGATCTTGCCCAGATTATCAGGGATAATAAACTGACCCTCACTACCCTGGTCATTGTTGGTGATGCAATTGGTGCAAGAAAAAACAGGTCACATTTATATAGTCCTGAATGGAAACACACATTCAGAACAGGTAAAACATTAAAAGTATAA
- a CDS encoding precorrin-6A/cobalt-precorrin-6A reductase — translation MILVFGGTTEGRKTMALLEQAGLPYCYSTKSELEIPSQTYGTYRHGALTPAALQAFCKEQSVRVIVHASHPFATVLHQTIAEAGLPVLRFEREYPARTVHPLVHYFDSYNAAMDYLSIHPVKKLLALTGVQTISQLYRYWQHNETLFRILPRNSSLEQALAAGFPKENLIMEMPGNEAALIAFHNITGILTKESGESGLLSVKINEALAANIPIFIISRPVMPAGFISVNEDDLLDHLKVYGACL, via the coding sequence ATGATACTTGTATTTGGTGGAACGACAGAAGGAAGAAAAACGATGGCCCTGCTGGAACAGGCAGGCTTACCCTATTGCTATTCCACCAAATCGGAACTCGAAATACCATCGCAGACCTATGGTACATACAGGCATGGCGCGCTCACCCCTGCTGCATTACAGGCTTTCTGTAAAGAACAAAGTGTACGGGTAATAGTACATGCCAGTCATCCGTTTGCAACTGTATTACACCAGACAATTGCGGAAGCAGGCTTGCCTGTTCTACGCTTTGAAAGAGAATATCCGGCGCGTACAGTACATCCGCTGGTGCATTATTTTGATAGTTATAATGCAGCAATGGACTACCTGTCCATACATCCTGTAAAAAAACTATTAGCATTGACAGGTGTACAGACAATCAGTCAACTATACAGATATTGGCAGCATAATGAAACACTCTTCAGGATCCTGCCAAGGAATAGTTCACTGGAACAGGCCTTGGCAGCAGGTTTTCCGAAAGAAAACCTGATCATGGAAATGCCGGGCAATGAAGCGGCACTGATTGCTTTTCACAATATTACAGGTATACTGACAAAAGAAAGTGGAGAATCAGGTTTATTATCTGTCAAGATCAATGAAGCACTGGCAGCTAATATTCCCATTTTTATCATTTCCAGACCTGTTATGCCGGCAGGCTTTATATCCGTAAATGAGGATGATTTATTGGATCATTTAAAAGTCTATGGAGCATGTCTCTAA
- a CDS encoding cobalt-precorrin-5B (C(1))-methyltransferase yields MSLRTGYTTGACATACTKAALTALLTQTPVEEIEITLPLGQKVLFKVTCSFNNLNATCTTIKDGGDDPDATHGATIGSRVSLNTGDDIVFLRGEGVGVVTLPGLAIGVGEPAINPVPRKMMQDAVNFIRHQYQLTQGVDIQVFVVNGEEIAKKTLNARIGIIGGISILGTTGIVKPFSASAYIASITQGIDVSIANGCDTVVINSGGRSENILRKRFAHLPEFAFVQYGNWIGETLNKIKTTPLRKVKMGIMLGKACKLAQGELDTHSGKSSWDKQFINELAMGCGYPPEQCQPILDLNLARRLTELFPFNAEEPFYKALAEHCYAVCKAIIPAVRLEILLIDANDNIISW; encoded by the coding sequence ATGTCTCTAAGAACAGGATATACCACCGGCGCCTGTGCGACTGCCTGTACCAAGGCAGCCCTTACAGCGCTGTTGACTCAGACACCTGTTGAAGAAATTGAGATCACATTGCCACTGGGTCAAAAGGTATTATTCAAAGTAACCTGTTCTTTTAACAACCTGAATGCAACCTGCACCACGATCAAAGACGGTGGCGATGATCCGGATGCAACACATGGAGCTACCATCGGAAGCAGGGTTTCATTAAATACAGGTGACGATATCGTTTTTCTAAGAGGCGAAGGTGTAGGTGTAGTCACATTACCCGGTCTGGCCATCGGTGTTGGCGAGCCTGCGATCAATCCCGTTCCAAGAAAAATGATGCAGGATGCCGTGAATTTTATCCGGCATCAGTACCAGCTCACACAAGGCGTTGACATACAGGTATTCGTGGTGAATGGAGAAGAGATCGCAAAGAAGACGTTGAATGCACGTATCGGTATTATTGGCGGTATATCTATATTAGGTACCACGGGAATTGTAAAACCATTCAGTGCCTCCGCTTATATCGCCAGTATTACCCAGGGCATCGATGTATCAATTGCCAATGGTTGCGATACCGTAGTGATCAATTCAGGAGGTCGCTCTGAAAATATATTAAGAAAGCGCTTCGCGCATCTGCCTGAGTTTGCCTTTGTGCAATATGGTAACTGGATTGGTGAAACATTGAATAAAATAAAAACCACGCCCCTTCGGAAAGTGAAGATGGGGATTATGCTTGGTAAGGCCTGTAAACTGGCACAGGGAGAGCTAGACACACATAGTGGTAAATCCAGCTGGGATAAACAATTCATAAATGAATTGGCTATGGGGTGCGGGTATCCTCCGGAACAATGTCAGCCTATTCTGGATCTGAACCTGGCACGGAGACTAACAGAATTGTTTCCTTTTAATGCGGAAGAACCTTTCTACAAAGCATTGGCAGAACACTGCTATGCGGTATGTAAAGCGATCATCCCTGCCGTAAGACTGGAAATATTATTGATTGATGCGAATGATAATATAATTAGCTGGTAG
- a CDS encoding ATP-binding protein has protein sequence MITYPFTAICGQEDFKLALTLCMIDPGLGGVLALGDKGTGKTTTVRGLSHLLQDVPFVNLPIGATEDRVLGTVKLDVLLNEKRLEIQPGLLAAAHHGILYIDEVNLLSDYLMDVLLDAAASGGYYLERDTISQWMESRFCLVGTMNPEEGNLRPQLLDRFGLSVHISTPTDKALRMEIVQRRVAFDTDAAKFVKEYCEHEKMLEAQIVAAQNFLPAVAIPTKIYDVVTDLCIQHQVEGMRADILLMKAARAHAAFHGQNTIREDDVRVVQNFVLSHRSRQTPPSQSSSRESKPSGDKEGEPKKVRTI, from the coding sequence ATGATCACGTATCCTTTTACTGCTATCTGCGGACAGGAAGATTTTAAACTGGCGCTGACACTGTGTATGATCGATCCCGGATTGGGAGGCGTACTCGCACTGGGTGACAAAGGCACTGGTAAAACCACCACTGTAAGAGGGCTAAGCCATCTCCTGCAGGATGTTCCTTTTGTAAACCTGCCAATAGGTGCAACAGAAGATCGTGTACTGGGCACCGTAAAACTGGATGTACTCCTGAACGAAAAGCGGCTGGAAATACAACCCGGTTTGCTGGCAGCAGCACATCATGGAATACTCTATATAGACGAAGTGAACCTCCTGAGTGATTATCTCATGGATGTATTACTGGATGCTGCGGCAAGCGGTGGCTATTATCTGGAAAGAGATACCATCTCTCAGTGGATGGAAAGCCGCTTTTGCCTGGTAGGCACCATGAACCCGGAAGAAGGGAATCTTCGTCCACAGTTGTTAGATCGGTTTGGACTGAGTGTACATATCAGTACACCTACAGATAAAGCATTGCGCATGGAAATTGTACAACGCAGGGTAGCTTTTGATACAGACGCAGCAAAGTTTGTTAAAGAATATTGTGAACATGAAAAGATGCTTGAAGCGCAGATCGTAGCCGCTCAGAATTTTTTACCCGCTGTTGCGATTCCAACAAAGATCTATGATGTAGTAACTGACCTTTGTATCCAGCACCAGGTGGAAGGGATGCGTGCAGATATATTATTGATGAAAGCAGCCAGGGCACATGCCGCGTTTCATGGACAAAATACAATAAGAGAAGATGATGTGCGTGTAGTACAAAACTTTGTCCTCTCCCATCGTTCACGTCAAACACCGCCCTCTCAAAGCTCTTCCCGCGAAAGTAAGCCTTCGGGCGATAAGGAGGGTGAGCCGAAAAAGGTCAGAACGATTTAA
- a CDS encoding vWA domain-containing protein, which produces MPVMSTPVIGNDHRTRDLLGTVKNYLLTGQPEIIYQRKASKAALSLLFLIDSSGSMIKDRQIAYIKGVIAQTIAQHQHKRLRYGAVALTQGDAQLVSHYTTDTTSFIESIAQLRSGGKTNLKAGLQLIQQMKTSDKTQLYIFTDGKINTGGSLQESALYFKQHLRTLSATTVVNIESGFVKLGKAAELAKGIGATYLNL; this is translated from the coding sequence ATGCCTGTAATGTCCACTCCGGTCATCGGCAATGATCATCGAACACGCGATCTGCTAGGCACAGTGAAAAATTACTTACTCACTGGCCAACCTGAAATAATATACCAGCGTAAAGCTTCCAAAGCCGCCCTGTCCTTGCTATTTTTGATTGACAGCAGCGGCTCCATGATCAAAGACAGGCAGATCGCTTATATCAAAGGAGTCATTGCTCAAACCATTGCGCAGCATCAACACAAACGGCTGCGATATGGCGCAGTAGCCCTTACACAGGGCGATGCACAACTGGTATCACATTATACAACAGACACGACCAGTTTTATCGAAAGTATCGCCCAATTACGGTCAGGCGGCAAAACCAATCTGAAAGCAGGGTTACAACTAATACAACAAATGAAAACATCCGATAAGACACAACTTTACATCTTCACAGATGGAAAGATCAATACCGGCGGAAGTTTGCAGGAATCGGCCCTGTATTTCAAACAACACCTCCGGACTTTATCGGCAACCACTGTTGTCAATATTGAAAGCGGTTTTGTGAAACTGGGTAAGGCTGCTGAACTGGCAAAAGGTATCGGTGCTACTTACTTAAACTTATAA
- a CDS encoding bifunctional adenosylcobinamide kinase/adenosylcobinamide-phosphate guanylyltransferase: MIHYISGGQRSGKTKFAMQTASQLSPNPVYLATSRIWDTEHQARIELHKQERDHQWENIEEEKEVSKLSLPNRTVVFDCVTLWLTNFFTDAHYNIDIALREAKAEFDLFAAQEFNLIIISNEIGMGVHAETEIGRKFVDLQGWMNQYIAQKADKATLMVSGLPITVK, from the coding sequence ATGATCCATTACATTTCTGGCGGACAAAGGTCCGGCAAAACAAAATTTGCTATGCAGACTGCCTCGCAGCTGTCCCCAAACCCTGTTTACCTGGCCACCAGCCGCATCTGGGATACAGAACACCAGGCAAGGATTGAGCTGCATAAACAGGAACGGGATCATCAATGGGAAAATATAGAAGAAGAAAAAGAAGTAAGTAAACTATCACTGCCCAACAGAACCGTGGTTTTTGACTGCGTCACCCTGTGGCTGACCAACTTCTTCACCGATGCACATTATAACATAGACATCGCACTAAGAGAGGCCAAAGCAGAATTTGACCTATTTGCTGCACAGGAATTTAATCTCATCATCATATCCAACGAAATCGGTATGGGCGTTCACGCAGAGACTGAAATCGGCAGGAAGTTCGTTGACCTGCAGGGATGGATGAATCAATATATCGCACAAAAAGCGGATAAGGCAACTCTGATGGTATCAGGACTACCTATTACAGTTAAATAA
- the cobT gene encoding nicotinate-nucleotide--dimethylbenzimidazole phosphoribosyltransferase: protein MTEFNITPLDRSLDAALTEKINLKTKPLGSLGKLEKLALQIGKIQNTLSPTLTKPTIVVFAGDHGIAKEGVSPYPQEVTWQMVYNFLQGGAGINVFARQHQIAIKVVDAGVNYTFPPHPALIDLKVAPGTQSYLHAPAMSVEECNTAISRAASLVAQLHAEGCNVIGFGEMGIGNTSAAALLMSLLCNLPLEQCIGRGTGLDDKGLEKKKTILGEALRTQTPADKSPLEILRTFGGFEVAMICGAMLKAAELKMVVLIDGFITTAALLVAAALHPAILDYCVFAHQSNEQGHQQLLTYLKADPLLQLGMRLGEGTGAAVAYPLVQSAVAFLNEMASFASAGVTNKD from the coding sequence ATGACCGAATTTAACATTACACCACTTGACCGCAGCCTTGACGCTGCCCTCACCGAAAAGATCAATTTAAAAACCAAACCATTAGGCTCCTTAGGCAAACTTGAAAAACTCGCCTTACAGATAGGGAAAATTCAAAACACCCTCTCGCCAACATTAACAAAACCTACCATCGTTGTATTCGCAGGTGACCATGGCATTGCAAAAGAAGGCGTAAGCCCATATCCCCAGGAAGTAACCTGGCAGATGGTATACAACTTCCTGCAGGGTGGAGCAGGTATCAATGTATTTGCCCGCCAGCACCAGATCGCCATCAAAGTAGTTGATGCCGGTGTGAATTATACATTTCCCCCCCATCCTGCCCTGATTGACTTAAAGGTAGCACCAGGTACACAAAGCTATCTCCATGCACCTGCTATGAGTGTAGAAGAATGTAACACCGCGATTAGCCGTGCGGCATCACTGGTAGCGCAATTACATGCGGAAGGTTGTAATGTAATCGGATTTGGAGAAATGGGTATCGGCAATACTTCTGCTGCAGCATTGCTGATGAGTCTTTTATGTAACCTGCCACTGGAACAATGCATAGGCAGAGGTACAGGTCTGGATGATAAAGGATTAGAAAAGAAGAAAACAATCCTGGGCGAAGCTCTGCGTACACAAACACCGGCTGACAAATCTCCGCTGGAAATATTAAGAACCTTTGGTGGCTTCGAAGTAGCCATGATCTGCGGTGCCATGCTGAAAGCCGCTGAATTGAAAATGGTTGTTCTGATAGATGGCTTTATTACAACAGCCGCCTTGCTGGTAGCAGCTGCATTACATCCTGCAATATTGGATTATTGTGTATTTGCACATCAATCAAACGAACAGGGACATCAGCAATTATTAACTTATTTAAAAGCAGATCCGTTGTTGCAACTGGGTATGCGTTTGGGTGAAGGCACCGGTGCAGCTGTAGCATATCCTCTGGTACAGTCAGCCGTAGCATTCCTGAATGAAATGGCCAGCTTTGCATCTGCGGGTGTAACAAATAAAGACTAA
- the cobS gene encoding adenosylcobinamide-GDP ribazoletransferase, which produces MIKREILYFRAALMFFTRLPAGHNITVGLQSAARYLPLIGILVGATGATVYYLGHLLFKDPYVASVLSIVATILMTGGFHEDGLADVADGFGGGWTKEKILEIMKDPRTGAYGVMALVCSIGLKIFVLAKLGTLLPDQFFLIYVCGHTISRVTPLFLMRFLEYARLDGTSKVGVVITPVSIGALVFATVIGFVPLAILGVEAAWISVISCATMTLYLGWYFQKWIDGYTGDCLGATQQLNELIFYLCLLAIWNYAL; this is translated from the coding sequence ATGATCAAAAGGGAGATCCTGTACTTCAGGGCCGCTTTAATGTTTTTCACCCGTCTGCCGGCGGGACATAACATCACCGTCGGGCTACAAAGTGCCGCCAGGTATTTGCCACTGATAGGAATACTGGTAGGTGCAACTGGCGCCACTGTATATTATCTGGGGCATTTGCTATTCAAAGATCCGTATGTAGCATCTGTACTCTCGATTGTAGCCACGATACTGATGACAGGTGGCTTTCATGAAGACGGACTGGCAGATGTGGCTGATGGCTTCGGAGGTGGCTGGACAAAAGAAAAGATCCTGGAGATTATGAAGGATCCCCGAACAGGAGCTTATGGTGTGATGGCGCTGGTATGTAGTATTGGATTAAAAATATTCGTACTCGCGAAGCTAGGGACGTTGCTGCCAGATCAGTTCTTTTTGATCTATGTATGTGGGCATACAATCAGCAGGGTAACACCGTTGTTTCTGATGCGTTTTTTGGAGTATGCCCGCCTGGATGGAACCAGTAAGGTTGGTGTAGTGATCACCCCGGTCAGTATCGGCGCTTTGGTATTTGCGACAGTTATCGGATTCGTACCACTGGCTATACTCGGTGTGGAAGCTGCATGGATCAGTGTAATATCTTGTGCTACGATGACATTATATTTAGGATGGTATTTCCAGAAGTGGATAGATGGGTATACAGGCGATTGCCTGGGTGCTACTCAACAATTGAATGAGCTTATTTTTTACCTGTGTTTACTTGCAATATGGAATTATGCTTTGTAA
- a CDS encoding histidine phosphatase family protein, producing the protein MELCFVRHVQPAIEAGICYGQLDVPLPAGYETLHNEIIAGLGRFDKIYTSPLQRCQLLAQTLSANFVSDERLMELNFGEWEGIKWDEIDRKLMDHWGANYITSGPPGGESLQQLVARLDAFLKTIPFADRIVIVTHAGVIRAARHLLEARPLNKIMSEKINYGGIYTFNLL; encoded by the coding sequence ATGGAATTATGCTTTGTAAGACATGTACAGCCGGCGATTGAAGCTGGAATTTGTTATGGGCAGCTGGATGTACCTTTGCCGGCAGGATATGAAACACTGCATAATGAGATCATCGCTGGCCTGGGTCGTTTCGACAAAATATATACCAGTCCTTTACAAAGATGTCAGTTATTAGCTCAAACCCTTTCAGCAAACTTTGTCTCGGATGAACGACTGATGGAATTGAATTTTGGTGAATGGGAAGGAATAAAATGGGATGAAATTGATCGTAAATTGATGGATCACTGGGGAGCTAATTACATAACTTCAGGCCCTCCGGGAGGCGAATCATTACAACAACTGGTAGCAAGACTAGATGCTTTTTTAAAAACAATTCCCTTCGCGGATCGCATCGTTATTGTAACCCATGCAGGCGTAATCCGTGCAGCACGACATCTGCTGGAAGCCCGGCCACTGAACAAAATCATGTCAGAAAAAATTAATTACGGAGGAATCTATACATTCAACTTATTATGA
- a CDS encoding cob(I)yrinic acid a,c-diamide adenosyltransferase, producing the protein MKIYTKKGDQGTTALFGGSRVDKDDVRVESYGTLDEVNSTIGLLRAKLGPEHEWQPRLHKIQKDMMNMMSHLARPSDCKKENPNPKPEDGAAFCEEWIDELEAAMTSKSDYFLLPGGNEISALCHVVRTQLRRGERRLVSLMKVDTIEDYIPAYVNRLSDLFFILARAEMDKTGVAEEKWQLFLYKRKKQPE; encoded by the coding sequence ATGAAGATCTATACAAAAAAAGGAGACCAGGGTACAACCGCCTTATTCGGCGGAAGCCGTGTAGATAAAGACGATGTAAGAGTAGAAAGCTATGGTACATTGGATGAAGTAAATTCTACCATCGGCCTGTTAAGAGCCAAACTGGGACCAGAACACGAATGGCAACCCCGCTTACATAAGATCCAGAAAGACATGATGAACATGATGTCGCATCTGGCCCGTCCATCTGACTGTAAAAAGGAAAACCCGAATCCAAAGCCGGAAGACGGTGCAGCCTTTTGTGAAGAATGGATTGATGAACTGGAAGCTGCCATGACATCAAAATCTGATTACTTCTTACTACCAGGTGGCAATGAGATTTCTGCTTTGTGCCATGTAGTAAGAACACAATTGAGAAGAGGCGAAAGACGACTGGTATCGCTGATGAAAGTAGATACCATTGAAGATTATATACCCGCGTATGTAAACAGACTATCTGATCTGTTCTTCATTCTCGCAAGAGCAGAGATGGACAAGACAGGGGTAGCTGAGGAAAAATGGCAGCTGTTTCTTTACAAAAGAAAGAAACAGCCGGAATGA